The DNA region TTTACACATTCATCCAGTGTACACGTCAATCACTCATTCATAACCCTGTGGGTCCGTAGTCAACCAACCATTCACACTCCGGTGGGCCCAGCAACCTGTTTCCACTTTCCCGTGGAAACCCTGCTTTCACTTTCCCGTGGAAACCCTGCTTTCACTTTCCCGTGGAAACCCTGCTTTCACTTTCCTGTGAAAGCGTGTGTAGACACCCGTAATTGCTTCATCACAAATACCCGTATTCGCTTCCCTGTGAATACTAGGATATCCTCCCATGGACCGCAATCTACTAGCACTTTTCCCGTTTGTCAAACCACACTTTCATGACGCCGCTTAAACATCAAcctcaaataaataaaacaacttACAGATTCCCTTTGTTTTTGGTCCGTTGATTAGATTGGGATGTCCTGCCATTCGTCCGATGAGGCCGGAATGCTGAACCGGATCAAGTAACTTTTTTCCCTCGTTCCTTGGCTGATGGTGACGTCCAACCGTCTCCTTCTATCAGGACACCCCGGTCCTTGCCGTCCATCCGCACTGGCTGTTCCCTTTCTCCGATCCCTGATAAGCCCCCAGATATGTGGTAGAAATTTTGCTGAAGTCGATTTGTTTAAGCTTCTGACAaaactttattaccacaaagcTTTGGGGGAGCAGACACTCAGCAGTCTTTCTGCTCCCCGAACAACAATTTCATACCTCtttcataacaaaaaaaaacacaacagttTACAGACAGCTAAAGGAGGGGCTGGATATCCTTGGACACCAGGTGCTTCTGCTTACAGGGGCCTGTTATCAGTTCGAGGCAAGGTCAACCTGTTAGAAGTCGCTTGTTTTTATGGTCTCCCAACCCCACCTCGACAGGTGTTTTCAGTTACTttcttcattttacttgtagagtgaaATCCCATTACTTAAGCAAGCTTGCATTATTGCTTTACATGTTTAGTATAATAACTATTTCAAAGTAGAAATTAACAATTGTAATTATTATAGTTAAATCAACAGTGTTATTTTGAATTCCTTTGGTAATTACTGATTGGAATTACAATTGTATTTACATTATCATTGATTTTTCTACCACGGTTgatttccacacacacacatacaaaggcatagagagacagacacacaccaccTGAAGTTCCATATTTTTATTCTTTCTAACAGAAGATTGTTGTGACATTTTTCCTTTATTTCCTTTCAGAATTGGTGTAAGTggttagaaaaaaaatctgtaactaCCATCCTTGTATGGTCTTGGTGTGTATAGCGTTAAGTAAATGGTAAAGCTTTAACAGTCTTAAACTCACATAAAAACCAAGTTAGAATGTGACGAAACATGATATCTGCCTTTGTGCTTACCATCACTCGTTTTATTTTTAGATTTGTTTGTGTTAGGTGATTTAAAATTTATGGGATTACAAAATCCCATTttgtacaaaaaaataatcaccACAATCTGGCAGGAATGCTTTTGTTAAAAGTACGCTTGTTAGGGGTTAGTTTATTTGCAGTGCATTTTGAGCAGGAAGGTGATGTTATGACACGCACGTCCaggcctcgtgtgtgccacgcccccctgatcatccacgtgtgcttccccgattgtgcccagctgttccctgttattTTGCGTTGAGTTGTGTATATCAGTCTGCGTCTCAGTCAGTTCCCCAAATTGGCCATTAATGTTTGTGACGTTGTCCACcgtgtttttgtactgtacctGTGCCTGCAATAAACCCCGTTTGTTGGACTTCTGTGGTTCCGTGATCTGCTTCCCCGCTTGCTGCTCACACGCCAGGAGAGTGCAGGAGACTCACCTCCGTGGGTCGAAAGCCAGTGCATTGGACTGCTCAGGGAGGTGATTTACTGGCTCAGCCAGCCCGAGGTCCAATAAGAGCCTATAGCGCAGGAGCTGGCCAGCCGGAGCGGGACCCTCCTGGAGGAGATGTCCCCGTCCGGGAACATGCACTTAATGAGACAGGTGCCTGAAAACCTCCGGTTACTGGTACAGCGCGTGACCGACAAAAGGATTCAGCCGGTCGCACTGCACACCGCCGAGGTTGTAAATCCTCCGTCCATCTCAGCAGAAAAGGTGCAACCCACCACCACAACCGCAAGCCCGAGGAGAAAGAGGAAAAAGCGGATGGAGAGCTTAGAGGTATCCCCGACCGTCCTCCTGGGAGctgcttctctctccctcctggTGACAAGACGTCCCCACTGCCTCCAAGTTGCCTACTGGGCAGCTTCCCCATTCCAGGGAACTCGCCTGGCTGTAAAAGGGGCCAGGGCAATTTAGGATGCTATCCCACGAGTTCCACGGGCTCTTAAAGTGGCAATGCCCGCTTATCAGGCAGCCACACTGGAGCCCGTGCCTCATCTGCCTGTCCTGTCGGCGTCTGATCTGCCTATCCTGCTGGTttctgatctgcctgtcctgctgGTTTCTGATCTGCCTGTCATGCCTATGCCTGTTTTGCCTGTCCTGGCGGCTGCCGGGCCGCACAGCAAGGCTCCggccactgcagcgccccctgctggtccagAGTCGGCAGTGCCAGCGCTGCCCGAGGTGccgcctccgcctgcagctctgTTCTTGCTGGAGGTTTCGGCTATGCCTGCTGCACCACCAGAGGCAccacctccgcctgctgcaccgCCTTAGGCGCCACCTCCGCTTGCTGCGGCGCCAGAGGTCCTGGCTATGCCCGTGGTCCCTGCTATGGCCCCGCCTCCTGCTACGCCCACTCCAGTACCTGAGGCTGCTGCTGCTCCGCCCGAGTTCTCGGTGCAGCCCACACCTGCGCCCCTGTCTGCAGCGCAGCTCACGCCTGTGCCTCCGCCTGCATCTCCgcccgaggcccctctgcctccacctgcagctccccttGCTACCTCTGTGACTCCAGCCCCTGTGGCTCCTGTCCTGGTCCCTAACCCTGCTCCAGTTCCCCTGGTTCCAGCACCAGTCCAGGAGGAGCTTGAgcgggacccctcggggaccttccTGATGACTCGCCCGGGCAAGTTCGACCCCAGTCAGTCCCGGAAGAGAAaccacccaccctgcccccgAGTTCGCCCTCACTCGCTTTGACTGGGGCTTGGGGCTCCGATtcagcggtcgcctgcgggtccccctccgacgcctcgtcgccctgcctcggtcccacCTCCGACACCTTGTCGGTCGCCTGCAGGTTCCCCCGCTGCGGGTCTTCCatcacctgcgggtccccccaCTCCGGCACGTCAGGGGACGTCGCCCTGGCCAGCTGTGGCTACGCCGTCGCATCTTTGCCTTTGCCagtgtcccctccggctccctcATCGCCTCCCCTGATGCCCCCTCTGGCTCCCTCCTCGTCCCCTTCGCCTGTCCCTCGCCCTACCTCTTCGACCCCTCAGagatcccctcctgctccggcctcccggtcacctgcggcccctccggctgccgcctgTCGGCCGCTGTGGCTCCCTCAGGCTCCCCTTTGTCCCCCGTCCATTCCATTTTGgtcctccgtctctgctcctcctcctggtgttcctcctgtctctgcttcTCGTCCCCCTGTGTTCCCTCCATTCACTCTCGTCCCTTTCGTTCTGCCAGTTCACGCTATGTCTCCTTTTCTTATCTGTCTGTCCGCATTTCCTGTCCTTTGTCAGGTGTTGTCTTGGTCCGGAGTGCGTGCCTTTGTGGGGGGGTTCTGTTATGACTTGcgtgtccagtcctcgtgtgtgccacaccctcctgatcatccacgtgtgcttccccgattgtgcccagctgttccctgttattTTGCCTTGTCCTGTGTATATCAGTCTGCATCTGAGTCAGTTCCCCAAatcggtcattgatgtttgtgacgTTGTCCACcgtgtttttgtactgtacctGTGCCTGCAATAAACCCCGTTTGTTGGACTTCCGTGGTTCCGTGATCTGCTTCCCCGCTCGCTGCTCGCACGCCAGGAAAGTGGatttaacagatgaaagtaGTTTTCCTTTAAATAATTCTATATTACGTAACATCTGATGCTTATCAGCAACTATATTAGAGTTGAGCCGGATACTCGGCTGAAACGAGTATCCGGTACAGATAAAGCACTTTTGACGAGTACGAGTATCATACGAGTAATACGAGTCAATGTCTGTGCTCggatttaataaaaattttcaTTGGGTAGCTGACTGTGTCTGCGTTCTGTGATACACTAGTCACAGCGCTCCTCCCCTACACGCATACAGATTTATTGTGTTGCTGTGTCCCGCTGTGCTCACTCACATACAGAACACTGAGAAGAGAACagcgcgctctctctctctgtctctccctcagtCACTCAGGTTCGCGTGTTTTTTCCGTTAACGTTTAGGGTTTCTTCAGCTTCAGGTTTGTTTTTTACTTTGGTTTGTAGTACTTACTTATTAACCAGTAGAGTTTTGGTAAACGTGGGGTTTGTTCAGACGTGGTGCTTGGTAGAATGCGACTcgcgatttttttttcttttttaaaccgTCAGCTGGCTCTaaccagtttttttttacttcacgCACTGAGTGTCTGACACTTTCTTGCcgtatttcataaaaaaaattaaaaaaagaaagttatGTTGAGATGAAAACTCTTGTTCGTTACATTTTACTTCATAATTGCAACCGCATGTGTTGTATTCATTGTTGCAAAATTTGTTCTGTATATAGCTCGTTTGTTATCTTGATCAAAACCACTGATCTGAAGCTCAATGCTGATGCTGTCATGTAAATAGTTTTCTAATCAGCAATAAATATAACAATTTCTGATCAACCCATATTAATTGCATGCTTAAAATAACATACCGGTTAAAGCCCCACCCATTTCAAGACAACCCGACCCACTTCCAGGTTAAATCCTGCCCACTTCCGGGTTAGGCCCTGCCCAGTCCGAGTACAGATACGGATACAGATAATTCATATGGTTAACAGATACAGATAATGCTGTACTCGCTCATCcctaatatatatacacacagtcatggataaaattgagatcactctatatttttaaatacatttgcaTTCTTCAATCCCAGTTTAATTCTGGCTCTGCTGGCACAAGGCTACGCTGAGCATCAGGATACTTTAAAGTTCAGAATTTCTAAGAGCcatacacaagaataaggtgaagcagaagaCAAAGGGAACAACCAGAAACCAGACAGGTAAAGGGGAGAAGCGACGTGTGTGACGCGTGTGACACAATGCAGGAAAAAATACCCCTGATCTGTTTGTTCAAGGTTGTAATAAGAGCTTGCTGCAAACCTAGCACAAACATTAGTAAACTCACTAGTAACACAGAGGATGCATATTCAGGTGTCTAACTTGGTTTCACAATCTTCTCGGTTAGCAGAAATCGTGCACAAAACAGTCTGAATAAAACACTAGCCAGTGAGCTGACTTAAATCAGAGAACCAACAAATTACCGTATTTTTACGCATATAACGTGCGCGCTATACGTGTTTTTACAAACCGTTCAACCCTCCCGCGCGGTATCTCCGTGTGCGCGTTATGCAAAATTTGTTTTACATGATTGATGTCGTCTGTTAATATTTTAATGGAGATGAAAATGTTCTATCGAAACAAAACTAATGAAACGATTTGATCATGATTATGATTTGTATGTCATCATCGTCGTGGAAATGAGACTCCATGTTGGAACAAAGAATATGTATTATGTAGGGGCCCTCGAGTTTAGAATATGAATTCAACAACAAGAACAGGAATCACATGTTCATTCTTATAAACTGTACAATTTAATCTAATTAGTTAATTACAGTTGTAAATAAACAAAATTTACTGGTTTATTCAGTCATCATCATCACAGTCATCTGAATCATTGAATCCAtcaaaatcagaaatgtcatcatcgTCTTCATTAAATAAAGTCAGAACGGTCTGCAGACGATCCTCATTTATTTGTGAAGTGATATCGTCatgttcatcatcatcatcgctgATTTCCGTGTCGTTGCCTCCTTCCGTTGCATGCTTAGCGTCAATGGTTTCATAAACTATGCCCGCTTTTCTGAATCCATTTCGAATGGTATCTGGTGTTATTTTGTCCCATGCTGACGATTCACTGCGATGTCTAGTGGCTGCAGCTTACAAGTAAGGCCTCCAGGTATCACAGCGATGTGGGCACCAGTAGAATTAATGTAGCCctgaacatttttttctttgtggGCAGCCATTGCATCGAAAATTAacaaggatttttttaaaaaaaaccacCCTGCCTTGCCCTAAAGCATTTATCTACCCACAATCTCATTACATTgcagtccatccatcccttcTTGTTGCAGTGCACAACCACACTGGTGGGCAGTTTTTCACGGGGTATAGTGACCCTTTTGAAAATGACCATGGGCTTTAACTTAATCCCGCTAGCTGAGCAACCAAGAACTACTGTAAAACACGCTCTTTCATGCCCAGTTGTGGTGATGGCAACAGATTTGGTACCTGTGAGGGTTACGGTTCTTGTCGCTGGAATGTCGAAGGCCATTGCAACTTCATCCATGTTGGTGACGTTCTTTGCAGTGATGCCAAGTTCGGACATTTCTTTGGTGACAAAGTCATGGAAATCGATCATTTTTTGCTGCCAGTCTTCCGGAAGGTGCTGACCTACAGTTGTTCTCATTCGCACCGATAGTCCGTTCCTTTTCATAAATTCCGAGATCCATGTGAAGCCAGGTTTGAAGTCTGGTATTCCTCTTCCATTGGCAAGTAGTTTTGCCTTCATCTGAATTGCGACGGTAGAGACTGATTGATTTTGATCTTTTTTCCCCTGAATCCACTGCTTTAAGTTATTCTCCAGCTGAGGCCATTTTGGTTTGGCCCCACGACGTGCTCGTTTTCGCGGATTGCATTTTTCCAGTTCCTTCTTTTCTTTTCTCCATTCACACACCGATGCTTCTCCAACATCAAGCTCTCTCGCTGCTGCCCTGTTGCCTATTTCCTCAGCTTTCGCAACGACTTTAAGCTTAAAGTCCGCTGTATATGACTTTCGTTTCACTCCTGGCATGATGGGGTTTTAGAAACACTTTAAATTTAAACTTAATCGAGAAAATCTACTAGAACTCAATTAATTGAAGTCGTTCATTAAATTTGTTTCATTCGGGCCATGCATCTTGACACTATACTGTAATTGACTCTTTGTAGCTGATTAGCTCTACTCTGGGGGTGGCGGGAGGAGTTTTCAGTTCAATGGGCAGCATGCGCGGTATACGCATGGGCACgctatgcagaattttttttacataattccTTTGTTCCCGCGCGCTATACGCGTGTGCGTGTTATATGCGTAAAAATACGGTAAGCAATCTTAGGCTCTTTTCCAACAGGCAAGGAGCATAAGGACTCTTGATTAACAACTGTGTTTGGACAGCTGGTTCTTGACATCGCTTGTATGCTTGCTAATCAAACAAGGGCCTAATTTTAACGATTTAACTGATTTTAATTGGAAAATCAACAAGAAACAATCTTTTCATGTTTAAAAATGGGTTTCTGAGATCTTTGAAGTATTAAAGTTGGCATTAAGGCACATGGATCTTTGAAACTCCTCAGGTGGCTGTAAAATGAACTTGGTGTGCTTCAGCTGTGTGTTTTACTAACCCCCACGCTTATGGAATAAACTGGGGGGAGGGTCACTCAATGTCCAGGCAGAATATATTTCACTCAGCTCAATGAACATAAATATGCAAACCACTCAGTATTTCTGTGccttacaataaatttataattcAGCTCATGTTGAGTTTCTGTGTGGTGACAATTTCACAGCATTGACCCAAAACAGCAAAATCTCTTACATTTCAGTTATGTCTGTCACAATTATATTAATCAAAAATatcaaatatcaaaataatccTTAAATATGACTAGAATACATGCCTACAAACTCTTAAACATAGCCCTATAGCTTGCACCGAGCCGAGCGTGCAGGGAGATGATGGAGCGGGGAAATCaggatcaggcagacggagATCCAAAACCACAGGGTTTATTAAAGAGGAACACTTGCACATGGAAAactacatcaatgacagacctgaggaaacagacttgaacacagactgaaatacacaagacaagccaaaATAAAGTGAAACAGGTGATCACAATTGTGGCAGCACACGAGATTAATGAGGggggtggcacacacaagggctggatgcgcaggtcatgacacataTAACAGCTCTTCTTAAAATAAAACTACTTACAAAAAGATGGTGCATAATACATATGTCAATATAAAGCTAAGAGctataatttaattaaatgaatCCTATCCAGATTGTGAGGAATGTTTTAATTTGCTGAAGTATCTCTCCCTTGATGAGGTCTTTCTTTCCTGGATTCTGTTGAGGGTTTTTGGTTGAGATTTTGGCTGTTGTGAGCTCCCCTCTGTGAAGGTGATTCTCATATATTTTAAGCATAAAATTCATATTGCAGAGGCaatcctgaaaaaaaaatcacaattttcCATATTTCTCAGCTCTTTACTAATTAATAAAGTTCATTTCAAAgttcatatcattttttgagacCAGTTTTACTTAGAAGATCACCTCCAGACTCATTTCTGACCCCAATGCTTGATGTTAACTGTATTTGGTAAAGACTGTGCAAATGCAGCCAAGAAaagctttttttcatattttgtcatagtttTTTCACAATGCAATATATCAATAATTATCCTATGCCTAATCTAAATTTTCCAGAGagaagaaaatataaaataatacagCAAATAGAAGGAGGCCATGCCTCATGCACATTAATGACATTTTTAGTGTAGAAATACCTGAGTGAAAGTATGCATTGCACTTTGTTGGATCAATTTAAAGAAATGGGGGAATAAAGCTGAAACAGATATTTAGTGAAGCTGTGATCAGGATTATTTCCTGTAGTCCATATACTCtgcaattatataaaaaaaaactctttaaGAAAAATGTTGTAAACTTGTTCTATTTTTGTCTATTCGGTCACACTGTTCAAACTGCAGGATTTTGAAGAACAGTTTTAAGCTGGAACAAAACAGTAAGCTCCTCCTTTCAGCAGAGATAACTGAAGGTGTCTTATGTTACAGTTGCGTTGCCTAGAGATGACCAAGGAGCAATAATTTTCGCTTGTGTACCTGGCTTTTGAATCTTTAACATTTCTTCTGCTATAACTATAGATCTGAAAATATCCAAGAGATGGGTCGGCAGCTAACCAGGTACCTGGACTGTAATTAcaaggctgctggttcaaattCCTGGAGAGCAATACCAAGGTTCCCTCAGAAAGTGCTTAACCTGGAACGCTAAAAAATGTCACTGGTATTTTAAAGCTGTGGCTCGAAGACACACTGAATATGTTGCCACTAATGTCTCCAGGCTTTTTGCATGGACTCTGCCCTGGCGTGCAACACCAATACAGTGCAGCTACAATGAGGACATCCCACCAAGCCATCCCCCTCCCCACTTGCATTTTTTCACATAAACAGTAATGTGAATCACCTTCTTTATATCCCCTGTCCCCTGACCTTTTTCACCATCCAGTCTCCCTGTACTGAATACTCCTATAACCTTTTCTCCCACCTTACCCTTATTCCACCAATCACAGCAgtccccacctccccccacccgCCTCTCCTACAGTGTAGCCCCATCATCAGTGCGATTCATCCTTCTTACCTTAGTTCATCGGTCGATAAAATTATTCGATCAAGTTGTATTTATTATAAACTATTTTGGAAATGAGTAgtcagaaaatgaaaaaaaaatagcaaaccAGAGTTTGCAACAGTTTTTTCCCAATCATTTTAACGCATGTCTCAATACCATGTCCactttttcacaacacttaacacATGCACCATACCATTGAACCATGTGAGCTAAACTATGTATACGTTTGCATTGCTTTGACACAAAATGCTTTCAATCACCACTTCCCCCAAATATCATGAATACTTCTCTCAATCAATGTTCACCACCAGCAAAACTTTGAACAACTAATAATCTTTCTGACGTTTATATAATCTGAAACCTCTCCCCATAAtttctgtctggcagggggagCTCTCTCCAATCTTGgagtgttatttttcataatattaaaaactaaaaaataaaaatcccaatcaccagcaaacacaatttAAGTTTGTTCACAGATTATACCCCACTCCCAGGAAACACCATCTCATGGGATTAGAGCCTGACCCCTTATGTCATCTTTGTCCCCTCCAGGTCCCTGGTACCTTTCTCTATATGTTATGGGACTGTCCTCCAGCGGCTGCTCTTTGTGATTACGTGGCCAGATCTCTCTCTTCAattctttcctctcccatccccctGTCTCCCATTATCCTTCTTCTTCTGGActtctctcttctctctctctcgcttccaGCAAAGGCTTCTGATGTCTGCCTCCTTAGTGGCCAAGTTGTTATTAGCCTCTCGTTGGAAGACTCCCGATCGTGCCATTCCCTTGGTTTGGAAGGTCACCTTTCTTGATCTGCTTCTCCTGGAATTCTCTGCAACCTGGATTAACAACTCGTCTGGTTCTACGATCCACAGCTGGCTCCATGATGTGCAGCTGGTCATGTCCTGAGGCCATAttcattgtgttttgttttgatttttactttcctaATTTTGATGTTTTTCACTGATATAAGTGTGTTATTTCTTTTCTCCTCAGTTTTTAGCTGCGCTGTCCGGGGCTGGGTGTGCCAGTGAAAATTGTTGgtcttttgtttcttttcctttgaggtgctgtctcagggtgtattgggggtggggtggggtggggtggggtggggtgggggtggagtgtgttctgttctgttccgtcttgttctttgttaaaaaatctctaataaaaatttggtcacaaaaaaaagCTAATCTGTTCAAAACAGTTAGGTCAATTAGGTCAAAACCTAATGAAATTTAGAGCACTGTAAAATGAAACATGCTGCATTTTGACAGACAAAGGACACTATGCACTTCCACTAACACAAATAATTATGCTTTTAGTAGAAATTTcataattttgtttttctttgctgCTTCTTTACCATCTACACCATCTATACAAATGAGGCCATGGAGTGTCCCTTTCCTTTTTGCAAGGCAACACAATGTATTCTGTGCAAAAACAGTGGGTATAGTATGGCTACAcatatattacagtaaaacatttacatttattcatttagcagGCACTTTTATCAAAAACAACTTACAGTGAAGTACTGTAACTACAGGAACTGTCAGGGGCACAATAGTGTCATCTGCTCTGATTGAACTCACAATCTTCTAGTGTTCCTACAGTAATAGGAACCCAGATCActaaccactagaccaccaccATCCCCCTAGATCACCACCAAACATTTTACAATGGTTGAAGCTGGAAAGTTGAATGAAAACACACATCTGCCTGTAATTTCAGCTCAGCACCTATCTAGGAATTTGCTTGGTTAGTGCCAATTTGCCAAATGTACAAAAGGGGCCATCTTTGGATTGGCGTTTTCCATTGGCATTTTGTTTTAGCTAGTGGAAATGGATGCAGCAAGAGTCAAAGGAAGAGCAAAAAGACGGAGAGGAAAGGGAAGAGAAAGAACCATGCTAACTGATGAAATTAGAGCTACAATAACAGACTAATTATCACTTTTACTTTGTAGAAGAGGGAGAGTGGCAACCAGTAAAACAATCAGACTTCAATGTAGTCATGGAGTTTTATTTTAATGAGTGAAACACTGGTTTGTGATTGCATCTCTCACTGCACGTCCTGTGGGGTGGTCGAGGGTCACAGGGTCAACAATGTCTGGAGGCTTGTGCAGCGGAGTAGGGGTCTTTTCTTTCCTAATGGTTGCAATATTATGTAGCGCCACACAGGCTGATGCCACCTGGCAGGCCCTCTCTGGCCGTACTCGTAGGCCTTTGAGGAAAGTAAAACGTGCCTTTAAAATGCCAAATGTCATTTCTATCCTGACCCTTGTTAGGCTGTGGGCAGCATTGAATTGTATTTGGGGCCTTGTTAGAGGGTCAAGATAAGGAGTTACCAAGTGCTTCAGGCATGGGTATCCCCGGTCCCCCAGCAACAGGCCATCAAAATGCCCTTTGAAGAAATTGAGAGCAACTGTCACACGCAAGTTTGTGCAACAAAATCTGTAGAATACTGATTCCCTTACCTTCTTAAAATCTGCGAGAGTCATGTAATGAGCCTGGCGACTGTGCGTCCAGGCTTGTGACCATTAACTGGTGATCGCATGTCATCTAAAGATTGAAAGCCATTCCaaagcttattctgctattctAAAGTCATGTTCATATGACACGTAATAGAAGTTGAGCCAGTGTTTCACAATCAAATGATGTACAACAGGACTAAACATAGGCATATGTGTAGTGAGGAAACAACTATAGGAACCTGTCTAACTTTTCCTTAAAGAGAAATACAGTGATACCTCGGTATGCATCCTTAATCTGTTCCATATCCTTCGACTTACACCTAACAGGATGTATTCTAAGGTAGCACTGTACTATCAAGTTAGTGCATCAGTCATGACAAATATACATTACAGAAGAAGCTAACAAATTCCAAATCACCTTATGTGAGGAGAAGGTGAACCTAAGGTACACTTGTAGTCACTAACCCATATATTAGATCTAAAACCATATTATGAGAAAAATACCTGTACGTTGATGCTGTGAATAGATTTGCGATTCACATAATGTGCTCTCCCAGGGGTGCACTGActgggatgtgtgtgcaatcgACAATGACTATGACCCTTGGGAATCATATGAGAAATTGTGTCAGCAGAAGCAATTTCCCTATGACAATAGAATAATTTCATACTGCGATTTACCTGCGATTGCATGAAACCCTTCTTTATTCCGCAGAGCACTTAAATCACCAGGGAAAACCACAAATGCATCCAACAGTTTAGACAGCGCAAGTACCACTTTGCGAACCGCACGGCAAACAGTATTCTTGCTCAGATATTCAGCATCACCGATGGAATACATAAACTGGCCACTGGCAAAATATCGCAGAGGCATACTGTACACTCGATCGTGAGGGCATTGCTGCGCCGAGTGGAATTAGAGACCTCTGGACCGAGCACCTGGCAAAGGTAACAAATTCCCTCAGATGAAAATCTATACCTTTCATGGAGAATATTGTCTGGGTATGCCAGCGGATTCTGGCGATCTCTAAAAACCCTCGCCCTGCGGAGAGAGCCCCTCACGAGTCGCGCGCCAATGTCATACGGATCATCCAGGTACGCTGGCATTGTCTTTGGAGAAATTGTAGTGGGAGGGGCGGTgctcatatagagctggcttacGCGGAAACGTTGACTTAACCAAGAACAAAAACTGCTTGGAGCAGTTTTGAGACTTAGCGTAAATTGCCATAGCAACATGTCTCGACTAAAACTACCTTTCGTAGTACGGGTTAATCGTGAAGTTACACCACACGTCATCAAGTTACTCGCAAAGTTACCCCGAAAAGCCAGTTACCCCACTTTGTAGTACAGGATACAAGatagagagggaaagagagcaaaaaaaacacaggaaagaAATGGACTAAAGGGTTAGCATAGATGGGGCAGAGAAATTATACTAATAATAGTTATTTCGCAACATTTTCCAGGTAGACACATTCAAGGAAATTATTCTGTCACAAATGCCAAGATGAAGGACATGAGGAGCAAGAATGGTGGAGAAATGAGTAGTTCTATTGAACTTAAATGAACCAAGACTATAAATATATGGGATCACAGAG from Brienomyrus brachyistius isolate T26 chromosome 1, BBRACH_0.4, whole genome shotgun sequence includes:
- the LOC125716504 gene encoding LOW QUALITY PROTEIN: uncharacterized protein LOC125716504 (The sequence of the model RefSeq protein was modified relative to this genomic sequence to represent the inferred CDS: inserted 2 bases in 2 codons), giving the protein MPAYLDDPYDIGARLVRGSLRRARVFRDRQNPLAYPDNILHERYRFSSEGICYLCQVLGPEVSNSTRRSNALTIECTVCXLRYFASGQFMYSIGDAEYLSKNTVCRAVRKVVLALSKLLDAFVVFPGDLSALRNKEGFHAIAGKSQVIVIVDCTHIPVSAPLGEHXYVNRKSIHSINVQPDVREDPVALNLATDSCDLLLGMSLKKGGHRLGEVRSNLNQLVQRLTARRLGLDARYVAEVVPQPSVLSDVEQPPADTVTKRKRKKQTTAPAIALGACTPVPTSFLTGELEDSSAVLIDTTAAKLPAQAAFPVWGKHPAAAKLLPPLERWLCAGRRQR